The genomic segment CAATCTCGCAACTCCGGACAATCTAAGCTCTTACGCAAAGCAAATCCGCTCCGCGATCATGGCGAACGGTGTCCCCCTGACGGACGAATCTCTTGCCGATCTGAAGGACAACGTCCATACGCAGCTTGGAATCAAAGAGCGGTTCCGCGACGGTGTCGTCCGCTCAGGCCGCTATCTCGAGGCATTCCAGCAGATTTTTGAAAAGCAGGGGTTGCCTGCTGAAATTGCGCTGCTCCCATTCGTCGAATCATCCTTCGAAAACCGCGCCCTTTCGACAGCAGGCGCCGCCGGAATCTGGCAGTTCACTCGCGGAACCGGCCGGATGTATATGAATGTCAACCGCAAGGTCGATGAACGCCTCGATCCCGCGAAAGCGACGCGTGCTGCGGCTCGTCTCCTGATGGACAATTACAACGCATTGGGAACCTGGCCGCTTGCCATCACGGCTTATAACCACGGCCGCGCCGGCATGCTGCGGGCGCAAAGCGAGGTCGGCTCTTCCGACATCACCAAAGTCATCAATGAATACCGCGGCCCCGCCTTCGGGTACGCTTCGATGAACTTTTATTCGGAATTCCTGGCGGCCATCGAT from the Terriglobia bacterium genome contains:
- a CDS encoding transglycosylase SLT domain-containing protein, which codes for MKEQCIAMRLSLPRLIVVILALASPAVAQRLELPSQGLENRVEFWKKVYTQYGMDDVIIHDRIHVNLIYDVAARGEQDSKIDAIQQAIDEIRGNLATPDNLSSYAKQIRSAIMANGVPLTDESLADLKDNVHTQLGIKERFRDGVVRSGRYLEAFQQIFEKQGLPAEIALLPFVESSFENRALSTAGAAGIWQFTRGTGRMYMNVNRKVDERLDPAKATRAAARLLMDNYNALGTWPLAITAYNHGRAGMLRAQSEVGSSDITKVINEYRGPAFGYASMNFYSEFLAAIDVYDNYEQYFGQLALDTPSMKQGVTPVRVASKTPAPRAQTAKTAAASNDKYRVRKGDTLGEIAQKFGISVRDLMDTNNLRNSVIHAGQILLVH